From the Paenibacillus sp. R14(2021) genome, the window CCCTGGAGAATACGCAATACGATGAGCAGCGGCGCATGCTCGGCAAAGCCGGAGACCAGCGAAACGATCGTAAACAGCAGCATGCCAGCGAGGTAGATGCGTTTGCGTCCGAAGCGGTCAGCCAGCGAGCCGGCCATCAGCACCATGACGGTCTGCGCGACCATGTACGAGAGCATGACCCACATCGTTTGAAGCAGCGTAGCATGCAAACCTTTCAATAAATCAGGCAGCGCAATAATCAACGTGCTGAAATTGAGCGCAGATAACAATGAGCCAAGGCTCGTAACGGACAAAATCATCCATTTCTTAACATCCTTCATTCCGGTCTCTCCTTCTTCCTGAGAAAAATGAAACCTAAGTGCCGCGGTGCTTCAAACGGTTGGCTCGTTCCAAGCGTTCGCCGAACCCTTGCCGCAGCGTTTGCAGCTTCGCCAGCTTCTCGTCAATGTGGGCGATGATGGCCTGGAGCCGATCTGTCGCCTCATCCAGCAGCCGTTCGCGCTCCTCACCCGTACGAGCGTCATCATAATAGGAAGCCTTGATCGCGTCCAGCTCTTCCTCCGCCTGCAGAATAGACCTTATCTCTTGCAGCGATGCCCCTAACACCAGTTTGAGCTTCAAAATATGCTGAATACGAAGAAACATGCTCTCATCGTAGAGGCGATGCCTGCCTTCCGTCCTCGAAACATCGGGCAGCAGCCCAATTTCTTCATAGTAATGGAGCGTGCGCGCCGTGATGCCCAGCTTCTCGGTTACTTCCTCCACCGTATAGATCGCCGGCTCCGTCATTCGATTCCCGGCCTCCTCCCCGCAGTACATCCTGCTCCCATCATAGCAAAAAATCAAGCTTACGTTAACGTAAGTTTTCACGCAATCCGGTTGTATGTATTCCGAGTTGTATCCGTATCGATTCGAAAAAATGGCATTCGCAGCAAAAAGGCCGCTCCGCGGAAGCATGCATATGCATTCCCGCCTCGGAACAGCCTTCTCGTATGGACAACAGCGATTAGTGTGCGTGATGCTCATCCGTATCCTTGCATAGCACCGAATTGCCATGCCGATTCTGGTCGTCTTCTATCTGAATGGTCGCATGACCGATCGACAAATGTAGCAGCTTGTGCTCGATCTCCCGCAGAATCGGCTGGCTATCCGAGATGGTCGTACCGCCGTCGAGAATTACGTGGCAGGACAGTGCGTTCTTGCCGCTGGTCAGGCTCCACACATGCAGATGATGGACGCCGCAGACGCCATTCACGGAACGAATCGCTTCCGCCGCTTGCTGCACTAGCCCTTCTTTGGGAGCAGCCTCCATGAGAATGTTGATCGTCTGCTTCAAGATTCCGATCGAGCCGAAGGCAATCAGCAGGGCGATCAATACGCTCAGAATCGGATCGACCACATGCCAATCGGTGAAATAAATGATGATGCCCGCAACGATGACGCCTGCAGAAGCGGCTGCATCGCCGAGCATATGCATGACGGCGCTCTTCACATTGACATTGTCTTCTTTGCTCAGACCAAGCCCAAGGTACAGATTCATGACAAGCCCGATACCTGCGCTGACGAACATCCAGGTACTTCCGACCGGCTCGGGATGCTGGAACCGAAGGACGGCCTGCCAAAGGATAAGCAGAGCGATTACGATTAAGGAAGCCGCGTTAACGAAGGCCGCCAATATGCCGGACCGATGGTACCCGTACGTATACGTTTCCGAAGGCGATCTCTGCGCTTGCTTCATCGCATACCAAGAGAGTCCAATGGCCGCAATATCGGTCAGCACATGACCTGCATCGGATAGCAGCGCCAAGCTGTGCGAGATGATTCCGCCCACCGTTTCAGCGATGAGAATAATGAAGCTCAGGAAGAAAGCCGTTTTCATTTTGTTAATCGGCGCGTGCGTATGGAAGACGCCACTGTGATCGTGGCCGTGATCATGTCCATGGTGATTGTGGTTATGGCTATGATTATGTTCGTGGCTTCGGCTGTCCGAATGCCCCTTGTCTTGCCGGTTGCCGTGCATGGCTGCTCCTCCTTATTTATGCGAGATGTGCGCTAGGCCGGTTTCAAACAGCATCAGCACATGCTCATCATCGATGCTGTAATAAACCATGCGCCCCACTTTCCGGCGTTTGATTAACGCGAGATTCTTCAAGTATCGCAGCTGATGAGAGGTGGAGGACTGCGTCATCTCCAGCACGGCAGCCAAATCGCAGACACACATTTCTGCTTGAATTAACGTATGCACGATTCGCAGACGCGTAGGATCGCTGAGGGCTTGGTAGAAATTAGCCATTTTCATCACTTGCTCTTCGCT encodes:
- a CDS encoding metalloregulator ArsR/SmtB family transcription factor translates to MNLPLYAEDDKDCCDVTIIHDDVVAHASRAQLSEEQVMKMANFYQALSDPTRLRIVHTLIQAEMCVCDLAAVLEMTQSSTSHQLRYLKNLALIKRRKVGRMVYYSIDDEHVLMLFETGLAHISHK
- a CDS encoding MerR family transcriptional regulator, which codes for MTEPAIYTVEEVTEKLGITARTLHYYEEIGLLPDVSRTEGRHRLYDESMFLRIQHILKLKLVLGASLQEIRSILQAEEELDAIKASYYDDARTGEERERLLDEATDRLQAIIAHIDEKLAKLQTLRQGFGERLERANRLKHRGT
- a CDS encoding cation diffusion facilitator family transporter, coding for MHGNRQDKGHSDSRSHEHNHSHNHNHHGHDHGHDHSGVFHTHAPINKMKTAFFLSFIILIAETVGGIISHSLALLSDAGHVLTDIAAIGLSWYAMKQAQRSPSETYTYGYHRSGILAAFVNAASLIVIALLILWQAVLRFQHPEPVGSTWMFVSAGIGLVMNLYLGLGLSKEDNVNVKSAVMHMLGDAAASAGVIVAGIIIYFTDWHVVDPILSVLIALLIAFGSIGILKQTINILMEAAPKEGLVQQAAEAIRSVNGVCGVHHLHVWSLTSGKNALSCHVILDGGTTISDSQPILREIEHKLLHLSIGHATIQIEDDQNRHGNSVLCKDTDEHHAH